From Camelina sativa cultivar DH55 chromosome 7, Cs, whole genome shotgun sequence, one genomic window encodes:
- the LOC104700991 gene encoding probable histone H2AXb yields the protein MSSGAGSGTTKGGRGKPKATKSVSRSSKAGLQFPVGRIARFLKAGKYAERVGAGAPVYLSAVLEYLAAEVLELAGNAARDNKKTRIVPRHIQLAVRNDEELSKLLGSVTIANGGVLPNIHQTLLPSKVGKNKGDIGSASQEF from the exons atgagctcCGGCGCCGGCAGTGGAACAACCAAAGGTGGCAGAGGAAAGCCAAAAGCTACAAAGTCCGTTTCTCGATCTTCCAAAGCTGGTCTTCAGTTTCCAGTTGGTAGGATCGCTAGATTCCTTAAAGCCGGTAAATACGCCGAACGTGTCGGTGCCGGTGCTCCTGTTTATCTCTCCGCCGTTCTCGAGTACCTCGCCGCTGAG GTATTGGAACTAGCTGGAAACGCAGCAAGGGATAACAAGAAGACCCGTATTGTACCACGACACATTCAGCTCGCTGTAAGGAACGATGAAGAGCTTAGTAAGCTTCTGGGAAGTGTTACAATTGCTAATGGAGGTGTTTTGCCTAACATTCATCAGACACTTCTCCCATCAAAGGTTGGAAAGAACAAAGGCGATATCGGATCCGCTTCTCAGgagttttga
- the LOC104700992 gene encoding uncharacterized protein LOC104700992 isoform X2 has product MNFTSSYLLQPSRLLVVGARSPVDRRRRSLERVNKELSRGNYETALSLVKQLKGKRGCLTAFGSAKLLPKKLDMSSKTHLRSLIDSVSRSIESVYVEDSVRISKEEKTKTSSEEDWFAVVQHESGHFLVGYLLGVLPRHYEVPTLEAVTQNVSSVTGRVEFVGFEFLKQVGAANQLMKDDMDGRMNLSDTQGNISSKTLNNFSCVILGGMVAEHLLFGYSEGFYSDVVKLNDVLGWLGFTETEKESHIRWAVSNTVSL; this is encoded by the exons ATGAACTTTACCTCTTCTTATCTCCTCCAACCCAGCCGCTTACTAGTGGTCGGAGCTAGATCTCCGGTGGACCGTCGCCGGAGATCACTTGAGAGGGTGAATAAAGAACTCTCGAGAGGCAATTACGAAactgctctctctctcgtcaAACAACTCAAGGGCAAACGTGGCTGCCTCACAGCTTTCGGCTCTGCTAAactg CTTCCAAAGAAATTAGATATGAGTAGCAAAACTCATCTCCGGTCGTTGATTGATTCGGTCTCAAGAAGCATTGAATCTGTTTATGTTGAAGATTCAGTGAGAATATCtaaagaggaaaaaacaaaaacttcatcTGAAGAAGATTGGTTCGCTGTTGTTCAG CATGAATCTGGGCATTTTCTGGTTGGTTACTTGCTTGGAGTTCTTCCAAGACACTATGAAGTGCCAACATTGGAAGCTGTTACGCAGAATGTGTCCAGTGTGACCGGGAGAGTAGAATTTGTGGGCTTCGAGTTCCTCAAACAA GTCGGTGCTGCAAACCAGCTAATGAAAGATGATATGGACGGCCGAATGAATCTATCG GATACTCAAGGCAATATCTCATCCAAG ACACTGAACAACTTTTCATGTGTGATACTTGGAGGAATGGTAGCCGAACATTTACTATTCGGATACTCAGAAGGTTTCTACTCAGATGTTGTCAAG TTAAACGATGTTCTGGGATGGTTAGGATTCACAGAAACCGAAAAGGAGTCTCATATCAGATGGGCTGTTTCAAACACTGTCTCCTTATAA
- the LOC104700992 gene encoding uncharacterized protein LOC104700992 isoform X1 codes for MNFTSSYLLQPSRLLVVGARSPVDRRRRSLERVNKELSRGNYETALSLVKQLKGKRGCLTAFGSAKLLPKKLDMSSKTHLRSLIDSVSRSIESVYVEDSVRISKEEKTKTSSEEDWFAVVQHESGHFLVGYLLGVLPRHYEVPTLEAVTQNVSSVTGRVEFVGFEFLKQVGAANQLMKDDMDGRMNLSVSDTQGNISSKTLNNFSCVILGGMVAEHLLFGYSEGFYSDVVKLNDVLGWLGFTETEKESHIRWAVSNTVSL; via the exons ATGAACTTTACCTCTTCTTATCTCCTCCAACCCAGCCGCTTACTAGTGGTCGGAGCTAGATCTCCGGTGGACCGTCGCCGGAGATCACTTGAGAGGGTGAATAAAGAACTCTCGAGAGGCAATTACGAAactgctctctctctcgtcaAACAACTCAAGGGCAAACGTGGCTGCCTCACAGCTTTCGGCTCTGCTAAactg CTTCCAAAGAAATTAGATATGAGTAGCAAAACTCATCTCCGGTCGTTGATTGATTCGGTCTCAAGAAGCATTGAATCTGTTTATGTTGAAGATTCAGTGAGAATATCtaaagaggaaaaaacaaaaacttcatcTGAAGAAGATTGGTTCGCTGTTGTTCAG CATGAATCTGGGCATTTTCTGGTTGGTTACTTGCTTGGAGTTCTTCCAAGACACTATGAAGTGCCAACATTGGAAGCTGTTACGCAGAATGTGTCCAGTGTGACCGGGAGAGTAGAATTTGTGGGCTTCGAGTTCCTCAAACAA GTCGGTGCTGCAAACCAGCTAATGAAAGATGATATGGACGGCCGAATGAATCTATCGGTATCT GATACTCAAGGCAATATCTCATCCAAG ACACTGAACAACTTTTCATGTGTGATACTTGGAGGAATGGTAGCCGAACATTTACTATTCGGATACTCAGAAGGTTTCTACTCAGATGTTGTCAAG TTAAACGATGTTCTGGGATGGTTAGGATTCACAGAAACCGAAAAGGAGTCTCATATCAGATGGGCTGTTTCAAACACTGTCTCCTTATAA